The Arachis duranensis cultivar V14167 chromosome 2, aradu.V14167.gnm2.J7QH, whole genome shotgun sequence genome has a window encoding:
- the LOC107475009 gene encoding putative lipid-transfer protein DIR1 yields MEGHTKMMFILGLVAIASISQIYRVEGAGECGKNTTPDNEAIKLAPCATAAQDENASVSQSCCVQVKKFGQNPACLCAVLLSNTAKMSGVDPKIAITIPKRCNFANRPVGYKCGPYTLP; encoded by the exons ATGGAGGGTCACACTAAGATGATGTTCATTCTTGGCCTTGTGGCCATTGCTAGCATCTCACAGATTTATAGAGTGGAAGGTGCTGGGGAATGTGGGAAAAACACTACCCCAGACAATGAGGCTATTAAGCTAGCACCTTGCGCCACAGCGGCGCAAGATGAGAATGCGAGCGTGTCGCAGAGTTGCTGTGTTCAGGTCAAGAAATTTGGCCAGAATCCAGCTTGCCTCTGCGCTGTTTTGCTCTCTAACACGGCCAAGATGTCCGGCGTTGACCCTAAGATTGCCATCACCATCCCCAAGCGTTGCAACTTTGCCAACCGCCCCGTTGGTTACAAGTGTGGAC CTTACACTCTACCATAA